One genomic window of Gammaproteobacteria bacterium includes the following:
- the tsaB gene encoding tRNA (adenosine(37)-N6)-threonylcarbamoyltransferase complex dimerization subunit type 1 TsaB, with protein MKLLAFDTSTEACSAALFLDGSVTELFEITPRQQSRRILTMIEQLLSVADVHLSQLDAVAFTNGPGSFTGIRLAASVAQGLALGADLPVIPVSTLTAMAQGAYRDFQAKNVLVAMDGHSGEIYWGVYKWHEQSMHSVISEQRCNPAEVPIPEKCDYLGVGNGWEIYAEVLNQRIPGIKSIKTLHPQAIDVAKLAEIAFSRGCFVLPEAVVPYYLHQADTWKKLSNPKDI; from the coding sequence TTGAAATTACTAGCCTTTGATACCTCCACAGAAGCTTGTTCAGCTGCTCTGTTTTTGGATGGCAGTGTGACTGAGTTATTTGAAATCACGCCGCGGCAGCAGTCGCGGCGTATTTTAACCATGATTGAACAATTATTGTCGGTAGCGGATGTTCACTTATCCCAATTAGATGCGGTGGCTTTTACCAATGGTCCAGGTAGTTTTACCGGCATCCGGCTTGCTGCCAGTGTGGCTCAAGGGTTGGCTTTAGGTGCAGACTTACCTGTCATACCGGTTTCAACCTTAACGGCTATGGCACAAGGCGCTTATCGTGATTTTCAAGCAAAAAATGTCCTAGTCGCAATGGATGGCCATTCGGGGGAAATTTATTGGGGTGTTTATAAGTGGCATGAACAATCTATGCACTCAGTCATTTCGGAGCAACGCTGCAATCCAGCAGAGGTTCCTATACCTGAAAAATGCGATTATTTAGGAGTTGGGAATGGCTGGGAAATTTATGCAGAAGTATTAAATCAGCGGATACCAGGCATAAAATCCATAAAGACATTGCATCCTCAGGCTATAGACGTTGCAAAATTGGCAGAAATTGCTTTCTCCAGGGGGTGTTTTGTGCTCCCTGAAGCGGTAGTTCCTTATTATTTGCACCAGGCAGATACTTGGAAAAAGCTATCCAACCCTAAAGATATTTAG
- the icmV gene encoding type IVB secretion system protein IcmV, giving the protein MKKLFTGLGRAFFPFRNPKRMVGWDQLKDSFNSFVRDPAKEVWDRKQKRVVIKETFEEALVRLNLSEEMVVERRKTFLRTALFFVGVALVLFVYTMYLLFSGLFLATFIGCVLVVIALALAFRDHFWYTQMKHRRLGLSFSDWANYTLGRIKK; this is encoded by the coding sequence ATGAAAAAACTGTTTACTGGCCTAGGTCGAGCGTTTTTCCCATTTCGCAATCCTAAGCGTATGGTGGGCTGGGATCAGTTAAAAGACAGCTTTAACAGTTTTGTGCGTGATCCTGCGAAAGAAGTTTGGGATCGTAAACAAAAAAGAGTTGTGATCAAAGAGACTTTTGAAGAAGCATTAGTGCGTTTAAATCTCTCGGAAGAAATGGTGGTTGAGCGTAGAAAAACGTTTTTGCGCACAGCTCTGTTTTTCGTGGGGGTAGCACTAGTATTGTTTGTGTACACAATGTATTTGCTGTTTTCAGGGTTGTTTTTGGCTACCTTTATCGGATGTGTTTTAGTAGTGATTGCGTTGGCTTTAGCATTTAGAGATCATTTTTGGTATACACAAATGAAACATCGTCGTTTGGGTCTGAGCTTTAGCGATTGGGCGAACTATACGCTGGGGAGAATAAAAAAATGA
- a CDS encoding cytochrome c-type biogenesis protein — protein MKKILVFIMIIFFGYVTFTCAEPQGIYTFTSKAQQTQFEQLTQQLRCLVCQNESLADSNAPLAQDLRKEIYDQVQKGSDTGAIKKYLLARYGQFILFKPAWNRLTYVLWILPFALLLMAFCILALVVYSRKKVAVTTALLTHEKQRLKELGL, from the coding sequence ATGAAAAAAATACTAGTGTTTATTATGATTATTTTTTTTGGCTACGTTACATTTACTTGCGCAGAGCCTCAGGGAATCTATACCTTTACTTCAAAAGCACAACAAACGCAGTTTGAACAACTTACCCAACAACTGCGATGTCTGGTTTGTCAGAATGAGAGTTTGGCAGACTCTAATGCACCATTGGCACAGGATTTGCGTAAAGAAATTTATGACCAAGTGCAAAAAGGTAGTGATACCGGCGCTATAAAAAAATATCTTTTGGCAAGATATGGCCAGTTTATTTTGTTTAAACCGGCATGGAACCGCTTAACTTATGTGCTGTGGATACTGCCATTTGCTTTGTTATTGATGGCATTTTGCATTTTAGCTTTGGTGGTATATAGCAGGAAAAAAGTTGCCGTGACCACGGCTTTGCTGACGCATGAAAAACAGCGTTTAAAAGAGTTGGGATTATAA
- the ccmI gene encoding c-type cytochrome biogenesis protein CcmI: MLMFWVGIAVMVVVALTFVVLPLLWPRKIAGPDAVSLSIALHKDRLLHLNQQRQREELAPEAYNQMHLELEKSLLDEIPEVKTHATHPKRSTGLAIALLIILPVVAVCFYLYGDSFRKYADYRMAYEKTRKLNAEIAELGSVDNIITQLKQRVDAHPDGRGWFLLGRLYMKQERFSEAVAAFVKAEQLTQATPEMLIAHAEALYFINGHTLNLQARALLTSALKLQPNAKEAVSLLAIDAYQRGNFAQAASYWQQLLSQYPPDSDEGKILLRMIAEAQQHLEKSSNNTAKIVLPVSVQLAESLKNKVRGDETLFIYAQAETGSPMPLAVVKRLAHDLPLQITLNEGMGMLPGVSLADVDKVRVIARISKSGQPLAANGDLEGSSDVIEVHKHPEKIVVMIDKVH; encoded by the coding sequence ATGCTGATGTTTTGGGTAGGTATTGCAGTGATGGTGGTGGTCGCATTGACCTTTGTTGTGCTGCCACTTCTTTGGCCGCGAAAAATCGCAGGCCCAGATGCTGTGTCTTTATCAATTGCACTACATAAAGATCGTTTGTTGCATCTAAATCAGCAAAGACAAAGAGAAGAATTGGCGCCAGAAGCATATAATCAAATGCATTTGGAGCTCGAAAAATCTTTGTTAGATGAAATTCCAGAAGTAAAGACGCATGCGACACATCCAAAACGCAGTACTGGTTTAGCTATAGCATTGTTGATTATTTTGCCTGTAGTCGCGGTGTGTTTTTACTTATATGGAGACTCCTTTCGAAAGTATGCAGACTATAGAATGGCTTATGAAAAAACACGTAAGCTGAACGCTGAGATTGCCGAATTAGGTAGTGTAGATAATATTATTACTCAGCTTAAACAGCGGGTTGATGCGCATCCTGATGGGCGTGGCTGGTTTTTGCTGGGACGGCTTTATATGAAACAGGAGCGTTTTTCAGAAGCTGTGGCAGCATTTGTTAAAGCAGAGCAATTGACTCAGGCGACACCTGAAATGTTGATAGCGCATGCAGAAGCACTATATTTTATTAACGGACATACTTTGAATTTGCAGGCGCGGGCATTGTTAACTTCTGCTTTAAAGTTACAGCCCAATGCGAAAGAAGCGGTAAGCCTGTTGGCAATTGATGCTTATCAGCGCGGAAATTTTGCGCAAGCAGCAAGTTATTGGCAGCAATTGCTATCGCAATATCCCCCAGATTCTGATGAAGGCAAAATACTATTGCGCATGATTGCCGAAGCGCAACAACACCTTGAAAAATCTTCCAACAATACAGCCAAAATTGTACTGCCGGTTTCAGTACAACTGGCGGAGTCTTTGAAGAATAAAGTAAGAGGTGATGAGACCCTGTTTATTTATGCACAGGCAGAAACAGGATCGCCTATGCCATTGGCGGTAGTGAAGCGTTTGGCACATGATCTGCCGTTACAAATTACTTTAAATGAAGGAATGGGAATGCTGCCGGGTGTGTCATTGGCGGATGTTGATAAAGTTAGAGTCATCGCACGGATTTCTAAGTCCGGCCAACCGCTAGCTGCCAACGGCGATTTAGAAGGGAGTAGTGATGTTATAGAGGTGCATAAGCATCCTGAGAAAATTGTGGTGATGATTGATAAGGTGCATTGA
- the dapA gene encoding 4-hydroxy-tetrahydrodipicolinate synthase, whose product MFHGSMVAIVTPMEPDGVIDVDSLRNLIEWHIEQGTHGIVILGSTGESPTINPQERQLIIQQAREQIKERVPLIVGTGTNSTDLSIHYTREAMELGADACLLITPYYNKPTQEGLYLHFKAVADAVPIPQILYNCPSRTACDLKPETIARLVHLPNIIGLKEAVGDLQRLKEILAFSSHVLDVYSGDDATGLDFLLAGARGVISVTANVAPQLMRKMCDAALAGDTETAHQINEKLAGFHKLQGVETNPIPVKWALHIMGMIPKGIRLPLTPLSETYHDAVREALMPFWQEHISYSRNTGTASL is encoded by the coding sequence ATGTTTCATGGCAGTATGGTAGCTATAGTAACGCCTATGGAGCCAGATGGCGTTATTGATGTTGATAGCCTTCGCAATTTAATTGAATGGCATATCGAGCAAGGCACTCATGGTATTGTAATATTGGGTTCCACAGGTGAGTCACCGACGATTAACCCACAAGAGCGTCAACTGATTATCCAGCAGGCGCGCGAGCAGATTAAAGAACGTGTACCGCTGATTGTTGGAACGGGTACCAATTCCACAGATTTGAGCATACATTATACGCGTGAAGCTATGGAGTTGGGCGCAGATGCTTGTTTATTGATAACTCCGTACTATAATAAACCCACGCAAGAAGGCCTTTATCTACATTTCAAGGCAGTGGCGGATGCCGTTCCCATTCCGCAGATTTTATATAATTGTCCTTCCAGAACGGCTTGTGATTTAAAGCCTGAAACTATCGCACGTTTAGTGCATTTACCCAATATTATTGGGTTAAAAGAAGCGGTGGGAGATTTACAACGACTAAAGGAAATCCTGGCCTTCTCCAGTCATGTCTTGGATGTTTATAGCGGAGATGATGCAACAGGGCTAGATTTTTTATTAGCGGGAGCCAGAGGCGTGATTTCCGTCACTGCCAATGTCGCACCACAGTTAATGCGCAAAATGTGTGATGCAGCATTAGCAGGTGATACCGAGACAGCACATCAAATAAATGAAAAATTAGCTGGATTTCATAAATTACAGGGTGTGGAAACCAATCCCATTCCAGTAAAGTGGGCCTTGCATATCATGGGTATGATCCCAAAGGGTATACGTTTGCCTTTAACCCCTTTGTCTGAAACCTACCATGATGCGGTAAGGGAAGCATTAATGCCTTTTTGGCAGGAGCACATTAGCTATTCCAGAAATACCGGAACGGCTTCTTTATAA
- the tdh gene encoding L-threonine 3-dehydrogenase: MKSLSKLKPEKGIWMTDIPIPDIGHNDVLIKIKKTAICGTDIHIYNWDHWASQTIPVPMTIGHEFVGEIVELGSEVTGYKVGDRVSGEGHITCGHCRQCRAGKRHLCRNTIGIGVNCPGCFAEYLSLPASNVFLVPPTISDDVAAFLDPLGNATHTALSFDLVGEDVLITGAGPIGIMAAAIARHAGARFVVITDINPYRLELAKNMGVTRAVDARSESLQDIMTELGMQAGFDVGFEMSGNARAFNDMLLTMNHGGRIGMLGIPPDKIAIDWNLLIFKGLTIKGIYGREMFETWYKMASMLQSGLDVTGIITHHFPVEEFEKAFEVMRGEKSGKVILDWQSV, translated from the coding sequence ATGAAATCCCTAAGCAAATTAAAACCCGAAAAGGGTATCTGGATGACCGATATCCCTATCCCGGATATTGGGCATAACGATGTATTAATTAAGATAAAAAAAACCGCAATCTGCGGTACAGATATTCATATATATAATTGGGATCACTGGGCTAGTCAGACCATACCGGTGCCTATGACCATTGGGCACGAATTTGTCGGTGAAATCGTAGAATTGGGCAGTGAGGTGACGGGTTACAAGGTGGGTGATCGGGTTTCTGGTGAGGGGCATATCACCTGCGGGCATTGTCGTCAATGCCGTGCGGGAAAACGTCATTTATGCCGTAATACAATAGGCATTGGTGTGAATTGTCCGGGTTGTTTTGCAGAATATTTAAGTCTTCCTGCAAGCAATGTATTTTTAGTCCCGCCAACTATATCTGATGATGTTGCTGCTTTTTTAGATCCATTAGGCAATGCCACGCATACCGCCTTATCATTTGATTTAGTCGGCGAAGATGTTTTGATTACGGGTGCGGGACCTATTGGTATTATGGCAGCAGCCATTGCAAGACATGCGGGTGCACGTTTTGTCGTTATAACCGATATTAATCCCTATCGATTAGAGTTAGCTAAAAATATGGGAGTGACTCGGGCGGTGGATGCCAGAAGTGAATCTTTGCAGGATATTATGACAGAGTTGGGTATGCAGGCAGGATTTGATGTGGGTTTTGAAATGTCAGGCAATGCCCGTGCGTTTAACGATATGCTTTTGACTATGAATCATGGCGGGCGAATAGGGATGTTAGGTATTCCACCGGATAAGATCGCCATTGATTGGAATTTATTGATTTTCAAAGGATTAACTATCAAAGGAATTTACGGCAGAGAAATGTTTGAAACCTGGTATAAAATGGCTAGCATGTTACAAAGCGGCCTTGATGTCACTGGGATTATTACTCACCATTTTCCTGTAGAAGAATTTGAAAAAGCTTTTGAAGTTATGCGTGGAGAAAAATCAGGGAAGGTGATTTTAGATTGGCAGTCAGTTTGA
- a CDS encoding DotA/TraY family protein → MSRTVKNCLIFLVMLLPVAAFADNSTGLHLFTVPTSDFSVSLLERTFGAVGSVLHGKGNQIVGLLLGIFNAMWVIVIGLGILFLVWDSVMTAAHSGEMMQRNGKKAAFTIIRIVVGFCLVVPSSSTGYSMAQTGVVWAVVQGVGLADEITEKVHDYAQAGGQTFTPKPSSATEIEPLMSVAADILKAEVCMFKVQDFLDQKKKEEDEALKGTGVEPNPPSEFDKMGYSINVGTTSGSVTFGSKNPNYSPDDPTTGTEYLSDCGEAHWNLVLPLPDATESQAASMKKTLAGYMQAGVTDLVVTLQPLARELASADLSDTDENTENFKKIADRAATAIAGAGVSYTTLIDPIRGAIAITGEQGLKTRLTHLNERGWVFMPMMVVVPGLYSVDSLNMESYMPAVTPPNLVLNEPANKIKVLSSEQRQEIMDAIVHVETDNYVTLATNQLKLMDTNNEWPKIDFKAMFTVGTPDGNYINNLSVIFDGTREIMNAGRLAANGMLEVPKGLMQGIKSIADFFVDGFDIGVPEVCIGDLCAPDISVHIPGVGGDTSGLQNAIDKISNLQSSLNDSVNGAIGNLNTLVSDIQNSATLAEKGGMTSELIALTGQLGPLGPMYATVMTAMIGKSITSFENYVFSSNTNALVSSIQLGGDMMVGAMKSVFLGGKIMFISTLVQAGMNGLSQIVGMIPGGKVVGGVMDVGTNLVHKGIESFTGFHIALSLLMFAGGVMLYFMVPLTFIVAFASICLRWIGMVLINILAAPIFCFNLIRADSEGLAGRGERFLGDLAKTVLTPALLAIGAIAFVILFNIGFMIVTTVFSAFLPMLAKAYNSAILIPVTLTLILLTFSAMMLYLATTLSTLCTTDFVNQVTSTIGDTIQQLQDQQPTQEIRTRIQEGSQYPTDKVKGMASGGSGIMAKDKQ, encoded by the coding sequence ATGAGTAGAACAGTAAAAAATTGTCTGATTTTCCTTGTGATGTTGTTGCCAGTTGCGGCATTTGCCGATAATTCTACCGGTTTACATCTCTTTACTGTTCCCACCAGTGATTTTTCAGTGAGTCTGCTAGAGCGCACTTTTGGCGCCGTGGGTAGTGTGTTACACGGTAAAGGCAATCAGATCGTTGGTTTGTTGCTCGGCATATTTAATGCCATGTGGGTGATTGTGATTGGTCTTGGTATTTTATTTCTGGTTTGGGATTCCGTTATGACTGCAGCGCATAGCGGTGAAATGATGCAAAGAAATGGCAAAAAAGCAGCGTTTACCATCATACGTATTGTGGTGGGTTTTTGTTTGGTAGTGCCAAGCAGCTCCACGGGTTATTCCATGGCGCAGACCGGTGTGGTGTGGGCGGTGGTGCAGGGCGTTGGATTGGCGGACGAAATTACTGAAAAAGTGCATGATTATGCACAAGCAGGTGGACAAACTTTTACGCCAAAACCGTCAAGCGCTACCGAAATTGAACCGTTGATGAGCGTGGCTGCCGATATTCTTAAAGCTGAAGTCTGTATGTTTAAGGTACAGGATTTCCTAGATCAAAAGAAAAAAGAAGAAGACGAAGCATTAAAAGGAACTGGCGTTGAGCCAAACCCCCCTAGTGAATTTGATAAGATGGGTTATAGCATTAATGTTGGCACGACTTCAGGTAGTGTAACTTTTGGCAGCAAAAATCCAAATTATTCCCCTGATGATCCTACTACCGGCACTGAATATCTCAGTGACTGTGGTGAAGCCCATTGGAACTTAGTCCTGCCATTACCCGATGCCACTGAAAGCCAAGCAGCGAGTATGAAAAAAACGCTAGCTGGTTATATGCAAGCTGGCGTGACTGATTTAGTGGTGACTTTACAGCCCCTAGCCCGAGAATTGGCTTCTGCTGATTTAAGTGATACCGATGAAAATACTGAAAACTTTAAAAAGATAGCCGATAGAGCAGCTACCGCCATTGCGGGTGCGGGTGTTAGTTATACGACATTGATCGATCCCATCAGAGGCGCCATAGCAATCACTGGAGAACAGGGTTTAAAAACTAGATTGACGCATTTGAATGAAAGGGGCTGGGTTTTCATGCCGATGATGGTTGTTGTGCCTGGACTATATTCAGTGGATTCGCTCAACATGGAAAGTTATATGCCGGCAGTCACACCGCCTAATCTGGTTCTCAATGAGCCGGCCAATAAAATCAAAGTCTTAAGTTCAGAACAACGTCAAGAGATCATGGATGCCATAGTGCATGTGGAGACCGATAACTATGTCACCTTGGCTACTAATCAATTGAAATTAATGGATACCAATAATGAATGGCCTAAGATCGATTTTAAAGCCATGTTCACTGTTGGAACACCTGATGGTAATTATATTAATAATTTAAGTGTTATTTTTGATGGCACCCGGGAAATTATGAATGCTGGGCGCTTGGCGGCCAATGGTATGTTGGAGGTGCCTAAAGGCTTAATGCAGGGTATTAAGAGTATTGCAGATTTCTTTGTGGATGGATTTGACATTGGTGTCCCTGAGGTGTGTATTGGTGACCTGTGTGCCCCAGACATTAGTGTACACATTCCAGGTGTGGGTGGTGATACCAGCGGTTTGCAGAATGCTATCGATAAAATTAGTAACTTACAGAGCTCTCTGAATGATTCAGTCAATGGTGCCATCGGCAATTTAAATACGTTAGTGAGTGATATTCAGAATAGTGCTACTTTAGCCGAGAAAGGCGGAATGACTTCTGAACTCATAGCATTGACAGGTCAGCTGGGGCCTTTAGGTCCGATGTATGCCACCGTGATGACAGCCATGATTGGCAAGAGTATCACTAGCTTTGAGAATTATGTGTTTAGTTCAAATACTAACGCACTAGTCAGCTCCATTCAGTTGGGGGGCGACATGATGGTGGGCGCCATGAAGTCGGTTTTCCTGGGTGGTAAGATTATGTTTATCTCCACGCTGGTACAAGCGGGTATGAATGGTTTAAGCCAGATTGTTGGCATGATCCCAGGTGGAAAAGTAGTAGGCGGTGTGATGGATGTAGGCACCAACCTGGTGCATAAGGGTATTGAAAGCTTTACTGGTTTTCATATTGCCTTATCCCTTTTGATGTTTGCAGGTGGGGTGATGCTGTATTTCATGGTGCCACTGACTTTTATAGTCGCGTTTGCGTCGATTTGCTTGCGTTGGATTGGTATGGTGTTAATTAACATATTAGCTGCGCCGATTTTTTGCTTTAACCTGATTCGGGCGGATAGTGAAGGTTTAGCTGGACGTGGGGAGCGTTTTCTCGGGGATTTGGCGAAAACTGTGCTGACACCAGCTCTTTTAGCCATTGGTGCGATCGCGTTTGTCATATTGTTTAATATTGGATTTATGATTGTGACGACCGTGTTTAGTGCCTTTTTACCTATGCTGGCTAAAGCCTATAATTCCGCGATATTGATACCAGTAACATTAACACTGATATTACTGACATTTTCGGCGATGATGCTGTATTTAGCGACAACATTGTCTACTTTATGTACTACCGACTTTGTGAATCAGGTGACTAGTACTATTGGTGACACAATACAGCAGTTGCAAGATCAGCAGCCGACCCAGGAGATTCGCACCAGAATTCAAGAGGGCAGTCAGTATCCGACTGACAAAGTTAAAGGCATGGCCAGCGGTGGTAGCGGTATTATGGCGAAGGATAAGCAATAG
- the purC gene encoding phosphoribosylaminoimidazolesuccinocarboxamide synthase, translating into MTLEKKSLRYTGKAKTLYDTEDAHCLIMEFRDDTSAFDGIKTAKLAHKGMVNNYFNAFIMQKLEASGIATQFIRLLSPHETLVKHLHMIPVECVVRNIAAGHLCSRLGVEEGITLTPPTFEFFLKNDALHDPMINESLIRTFNWASEEEVALMKSVTMQVNNILKPLFLQAGLLLVDFKLEFGRYEGKLLLGDEFTPDGCRIWDVKTRNKLDKDRFRKDLGGVIEAYEEVARRLAVPLPTSLHAEE; encoded by the coding sequence ATGACCTTAGAAAAAAAATCATTACGTTATACAGGTAAAGCTAAGACACTTTATGATACTGAAGATGCGCATTGTTTAATTATGGAGTTCCGTGATGATACTAGCGCTTTTGATGGAATAAAAACCGCTAAGCTAGCTCATAAAGGCATGGTGAATAATTATTTCAATGCCTTCATTATGCAAAAACTGGAAGCTTCAGGGATTGCGACGCAGTTCATTCGTCTATTGTCACCCCATGAAACACTGGTGAAACATCTCCATATGATTCCGGTCGAGTGTGTGGTGCGTAATATTGCTGCTGGTCATTTATGCTCACGCTTGGGAGTTGAAGAGGGTATTACTTTAACGCCGCCTACCTTTGAATTTTTCCTCAAAAATGACGCACTTCACGATCCGATGATTAATGAATCATTAATTCGTACTTTTAATTGGGCAAGTGAGGAAGAGGTGGCTTTGATGAAAAGCGTAACTATGCAAGTGAATAATATACTGAAGCCCTTGTTCTTACAGGCAGGTTTGTTATTGGTAGATTTTAAGCTGGAATTTGGGCGTTATGAAGGCAAGTTGTTATTAGGAGATGAGTTTACGCCAGATGGTTGCCGTATTTGGGATGTTAAAACCCGCAATAAATTAGACAAGGATCGTTTTCGAAAAGATCTCGGTGGTGTCATTGAGGCTTATGAAGAAGTAGCTAGACGTTTGGCAGTGCCTTTGCCAACATCACTGCACGCAGAAGAATAA
- the icmV gene encoding type IVB secretion system protein IcmV, translating to MKKLLSGVGRAFFPFRNPKRMVGWDQLQESFNSFVRDPAKEVLGRRNKKTKTTETFEQAVTRLNISEEDLSARKKTFFRTALFFVVMAVALFIYTVDLLFSGLLLATFIALVLVVIALALAFREHFWYTQMQQRRLGITFNEWTGYTFRGNKR from the coding sequence TTGAAAAAGTTGTTAAGCGGCGTAGGTCGCGCATTTTTCCCTTTTCGCAATCCAAAGCGTATGGTTGGTTGGGATCAATTGCAAGAAAGCTTTAACAGCTTTGTGCGTGATCCAGCTAAAGAAGTATTGGGTCGCCGGAATAAAAAAACCAAAACCACTGAAACTTTTGAACAGGCGGTGACCCGCTTAAATATATCAGAAGAAGACCTCTCAGCCCGAAAAAAAACTTTTTTCCGAACGGCATTATTTTTTGTAGTAATGGCAGTTGCCTTGTTTATCTACACAGTGGATTTACTATTTTCTGGCCTATTATTAGCCACTTTTATTGCACTGGTATTAGTGGTTATTGCTTTAGCTTTAGCTTTTCGCGAGCATTTTTGGTATACGCAAATGCAACAGCGCCGCCTAGGAATCACTTTTAACGAATGGACTGGCTATACTTTTAGGGGAAATAAAAGATGA